GCCTTGCAATGCCTGTCAATATGGTGGCGCAATGCCTCGATCGATTGCCGCATGCCGTTCCCTCCGCCCACCGATGTGGCCGCTGGACCGGCATCTGGCAAGCCATGGGGCCGGATCTTCGGCAGGATCGTGCAAGAACCAGACAGCATTCCGCATTCAGCCGGCGGGAGCGGCATGGCATGTTCGCCAAGGATATCCTGCCCCGACATTTTCAGAAGGATCACACATCATGTTCGCATGCACAGGATATGCGGCCACCGCCGCCGACGCGCGGCTGGCCCCGTTCGCCTTCGAACGTCGCGATACCGGGCCGGAGGACGTGCGGATCGACATCCATTATTGCGGCGTCTGCCATTCCGACCTGCACCAGGCCCGCAACGAATGGCACAACACGATCTACCCCTGCGTTCCCGGGCATGAAATCGTCGGCCGGGTGGCCGAGGTCGGCACCGGTGTCACAAAATTCCGCGCGGGGGACCTGGTGGGCGTGGGCTGCCTGGTCGATTCCTGCCGCGAATGCCAAAGCTGCCGCGACGGGTACGAGCAATATTGCGAAAACGGCTTCGTCGGCACCTATAACGGCCAGGACCGGCACGGGCGCGGCATCACCTTCGGCGGCTATTCCCGTGCCATCGTGGTCGACCAGGCCTTCGTCCTGAACGTGCCCGAAACCCTGGACCTGGCGGCCGTGGCGCCCCTGCTGTGCGCCGGAATCACGACCTGGTCCCCGCTGCGCCACTGGAAGGTCGGGCCCGGGCAGCGCGTGGGCATCGTGGGACTGGGCGGCCTGGGCCATATGGGCGTGAAGTTCGCCCGTGCCTTCGGGGCCGAGGTCGTGCTGTTCACCACGTCGGCCAGCAAGATCGAGGACGGGCTGCGCCTGGGCGCGCATGAGGTCGTGCTGTCGCGCGACCCCGATGCCATGGCGCGCGAGGCCGGGCGCTTCGATTTCATCCTGGATGCCGTCGCGGCCGACCACGACATCAACGCCTACCTGAACCTGCTGAAGCGCGACGGCACGCTGGTCCAGGTAGGGGCGCCGGAAAATCCGCTGCCCGTCTCGGTATTCAGCCTGCTGATGAAGCGGCGCAATTTCGCGGGTTCGCTGATCGGCGGCATTCCCGAGACCCAGGAAATGCTCGATTTCTGCGGCGAACACGGCATCACCGCCGACATCGAAATGATCCGCATGGATGAAATCGAGACCGCCTATGCGCGCATGCTGCGATCCGACGTGAAATATCGCTTCGTGATCGACATG
This genomic stretch from Gluconacetobacter diazotrophicus PA1 5 harbors:
- a CDS encoding NAD(P)-dependent alcohol dehydrogenase, which encodes MFACTGYAATAADARLAPFAFERRDTGPEDVRIDIHYCGVCHSDLHQARNEWHNTIYPCVPGHEIVGRVAEVGTGVTKFRAGDLVGVGCLVDSCRECQSCRDGYEQYCENGFVGTYNGQDRHGRGITFGGYSRAIVVDQAFVLNVPETLDLAAVAPLLCAGITTWSPLRHWKVGPGQRVGIVGLGGLGHMGVKFARAFGAEVVLFTTSASKIEDGLRLGAHEVVLSRDPDAMAREAGRFDFILDAVAADHDINAYLNLLKRDGTLVQVGAPENPLPVSVFSLLMKRRNFAGSLIGGIPETQEMLDFCGEHGITADIEMIRMDEIETAYARMLRSDVKYRFVIDMATLPAQA